A section of the Triticum dicoccoides isolate Atlit2015 ecotype Zavitan chromosome 7A, WEW_v2.0, whole genome shotgun sequence genome encodes:
- the LOC119332501 gene encoding uncharacterized protein LOC119332501 codes for MLKFLSRVVVEYNPLDPRKAAAVELLAQCNGRKAKDSNPTCSVELRRLPSPAAADDPKAQPPPRVLVTYLNGAEEAFVAADGATAQGMREQILARGRLLETEQLFREAGEKWPVVIPEEELGMSFPGIKPKKAEEKPQAA; via the exons ATGCTCAAGTTCCTGTCGAGGGTGGTGGTGGAGTACAACCCTCTGGACCCGCGGAAGGCGGCTGCCGTGGAGCTCCTCGCGCAGTGCAACGGCCGCAAGGCCAAGGACTCCAACCCCACCTGCTCCGTCGAGCTGCGGCGCCTGCCCTCCCCGGCCGCGGCCGACgaccccaaggcccagccgccgccgcgcgTCCTCGTCACCTACCTCAACGGCGCCGAGGAGGCCTTCGTCGCTGCCGACGGCGCCACCGCGCAGGGCATGCGCGAGCAGATCCTCGCCCGCGGCCGCCTCCTCGAGACCGAGCAGCTCTTCCGCGAGGCCGGGGAGAAGTGGCCCGTCGTCATCcccgaggaggagctcggcatgTCATTCCCTGGGATCAAG CCAAAGAAGGCCGAGGAGAAGCCGCAGGCTGCCTGA